The window TCCCGAAGGGGTGTCGACGGTCTTCTGTACGGCCCACTGGGTCACCGGCATCGCCTGCCGCCAGCCGGTGAAGCCGCCCACGGGCACGGCGTGCGCCACCGCGAGCCGCACCAGCTCGCCGCCATGACGACGGCGGGCGTCGGCGAGGAGCGCCTCCGACTCCAGTGTCACGGTGTTGGCGACCAGCCGCCCACCGGCCGGCAGGGCCTCCCAGCAGGCGTCGAGGAGACCGGGGGCGGTGAGGCCGCCGCCGACGAACACGGCGTCGGGGGCGGGCAGTTCGGCCAGGGCGGCGGGCGCGGCACCGGTGACGACCCGCAGGCCGGGCACGCCGAGGCGCTCGGCGTTGCGGGTGATGCGCGCGGCGCGCACCGGGTCGCGCTCGATCGTGATCGCGCGGCACGAGGGGTGGGTGCGCATCCACTCGATGGCGATCGAGCCCGAGCCGCCGCCGATGTCCCACAGCAGTTCCCCGGGCGCGGGGGCGAGTGTGCTGAGCGTGACGGCGCGGATGTGCCGCTTGGTGAGCTGCCCGTCGTGCTCGTAGGCGTCGTCCGGGAGGCCGGGCACGGCGCCGAGGCGCGGGGCGTCCGGGGCGCGGTGGCAGGTGACGGCGACGATGTTGAGGGGGTCGCCGGGGGGCCGCTCGTCCGGCCAGTCGTCCGCGGTGGCCTCAGTGGTCGTGTGCTCCTTCGCGCCGCCGAGTTGTTCCAGGACCCGCATGCGGCTCGCGCCGAATCCCCGGTCCCGCAGCAGGGCGGCGACCTCGCCGGGTGTGCCGGCGCCCGCGCTGAGGACGAGGAGCCGCCGACCGTCGTGCAGGGCGGCGGCGAGACGGGCGGCGGGACGGCCGACGAGCGTGACGACCTCGACGTCCTCCAAGGGCCAGCCGAGGCGGGCGGCGGCGTAGGAGACGGAGGAGGGGTGGGGCAGGACGCGCAGGGCGCCCGCTTCCCCGATCTCCTCGGCGAGGGCTCGGCCGATGCCGTAGAACATGGGGTCCCCGCTGGCCAGTACGGCGATCCGGCGGCCGGCGTGTGCCGCGAGCAGGCCGGGCACGGCGGGGCGCAGGGGCGAGGGCCAGGCGATCCGCTCCCCGGCGCAGCGTGGGGGCAGCAGGTCGAGCTGGCGCGGGCCGCCGATCAGGACCTCGGCCTCGCTCAGCGCGGCCCGGGAGGTGTCGGTCAGGCCTTCCCAGCCGTCGGCCCCGATCCCGACGACGGTCACGGCGGCGGTAGGTGCGGGACGTGCGGGGTTCACTGCGCGGTACCTCGGGATTCGGGGGCAGCTCTCATGGGGCGACAGAAGCGCACTCTACTGGGCGCCGACCAGCACACCTTTGCTCGGGTACACCTCCCGCGGGGCTTATTGCACACTCCTTGCAATAGCCTGTTCCTTGCAGAACTGAGCCGCGGAACCGGGTCGCGGAACTGAGGTCGTGGGAAGGGTGGGCATGGGCTCTGGGATCGTGCTGGGCATCGAGTCGTCGTGTGACGAGACCGGGGCGGGGCTGGTCCGGGACGGGCGGCTGCTGGGCCATGCGCTGGCGTCGAGCATGGACGAGCACGCCCGCTTCGGCGGTGTCGTCCCCGAGATCGCCGCCCGCGCGCATGTGCACGCCCTGCGGCCGGTGATCCAGCGGGCCTTGGACGACGCGGGCCTGCGGCTGTCCGACATCGGCGCCGTCGCCGTGACCACCGGGCCGGGCCTGTCGGGCGCGCTCCAGGTCGGCCTCGCCGGGGCGAAGGGCATGGCGTACGCGCTCGGTGTCCCGCTGTACGGCGTGCACCATCTGGCCGGCCATGTCGCCGCCGACACCCTGGAGCACGGCCCGCTGCCCGATCCCTGCATGGTGCTGATCGTCTCCGGCGGCCACACCTCTCTGCTGCTCGTCCGTGACCTGGTCCGCGACCCGATCCTGCACCTCGGCGACACGCTCGACGACGCGGCCGGTGAGTGCTTCGACAAGGTCGCGCGGGTCTTCGGACT of the Streptomyces koelreuteriae genome contains:
- the cbiE gene encoding precorrin-6y C5,15-methyltransferase (decarboxylating) subunit CbiE translates to MNPARPAPTAAVTVVGIGADGWEGLTDTSRAALSEAEVLIGGPRQLDLLPPRCAGERIAWPSPLRPAVPGLLAAHAGRRIAVLASGDPMFYGIGRALAEEIGEAGALRVLPHPSSVSYAAARLGWPLEDVEVVTLVGRPAARLAAALHDGRRLLVLSAGAGTPGEVAALLRDRGFGASRMRVLEQLGGAKEHTTTEATADDWPDERPPGDPLNIVAVTCHRAPDAPRLGAVPGLPDDAYEHDGQLTKRHIRAVTLSTLAPAPGELLWDIGGGSGSIAIEWMRTHPSCRAITIERDPVRAARITRNAERLGVPGLRVVTGAAPAALAELPAPDAVFVGGGLTAPGLLDACWEALPAGGRLVANTVTLESEALLADARRRHGGELVRLAVAHAVPVGGFTGWRQAMPVTQWAVQKTVDTPSGANR
- the tsaD gene encoding tRNA (adenosine(37)-N6)-threonylcarbamoyltransferase complex transferase subunit TsaD translates to MGSGIVLGIESSCDETGAGLVRDGRLLGHALASSMDEHARFGGVVPEIAARAHVHALRPVIQRALDDAGLRLSDIGAVAVTTGPGLSGALQVGLAGAKGMAYALGVPLYGVHHLAGHVAADTLEHGPLPDPCMVLIVSGGHTSLLLVRDLVRDPILHLGDTLDDAAGECFDKVARVFGLPYPGGPAIDRTARAGDPRAVPFPRPLPGSYDFSFSGLKTAAARWAEGHAGRELPVADGAASLQEAIADVLTRKAVAACAEHGVGTLVVVGGVAANSRVRSLAEERCRAAGIELRVPPLRLCTDNGAMIAAVGDLLVRSGAEPAALNLSIDPSAPLEYAALHPGAALAGAA